Proteins co-encoded in one Arthrobacter alpinus genomic window:
- a CDS encoding response regulator — protein sequence MNRLATSDPRKIATATTPITVFILDDHELVRRGLKELLEGEGFKVIGSTGSALEATRRIPALHPDVSVLDARLPDGTGIEVCRDVRSVDPTLQCLILTSYDDEQALRGAVLAGASGYVLKEIDGTDLLTSLRRTAKGETLFKPDVMAKVVQGLAEPERTDPRISALTPQEGRVLKLIGRGLTNREIGSEMFLAEKTVKNYVSSLLAKLGFERRTQAAIFITDTRWQASDFRQ from the coding sequence ATGAACAGGCTAGCTACCTCCGACCCACGAAAGATCGCCACTGCCACGACACCGATCACCGTTTTTATCCTCGACGATCACGAACTGGTTAGACGGGGGCTCAAAGAACTACTGGAAGGTGAGGGCTTCAAAGTTATTGGGTCTACCGGCTCCGCTCTTGAAGCAACCAGGCGCATCCCAGCCCTGCATCCTGACGTTTCAGTATTGGATGCCCGGCTTCCCGATGGCACGGGCATAGAAGTCTGCCGTGATGTCCGGTCTGTAGATCCAACGCTGCAATGCTTGATTCTCACTAGTTACGACGACGAACAAGCGCTGCGTGGCGCTGTTCTTGCTGGCGCCTCAGGCTATGTGCTGAAGGAAATTGACGGCACGGATCTGCTGACGTCCCTGCGCCGCACTGCCAAGGGCGAAACGCTCTTCAAACCCGACGTCATGGCGAAAGTAGTTCAGGGCCTTGCCGAGCCTGAACGGACGGATCCTAGAATCTCCGCCCTGACCCCGCAGGAAGGGCGCGTACTCAAACTCATTGGGCGCGGATTGACCAATCGAGAAATTGGCAGTGAAATGTTTCTGGCCGAGAAGACCGTCAAGAACTATGTGTCCTCGCTGCTGGCAAAACTGGGTTTCGAACGACGCACTCAGGCTGCCATTTTCATTACAGATACACGATGGCAGGCCTCTGACTTCCGTCAATGA